In one window of Streptomyces sp. NBC_01224 DNA:
- a CDS encoding GNAT family N-acetyltransferase, protein MPYLVPPHIPPGRLADSVQPALPVADDLLLRPWRYADAPAVLAAFADPVIQRWHLRRADSEDEARDWIDQWQSAWYRETGAHWAVVRPASAAGGAEEVLGRVALRSLTPAIGHAECAYWTLPAVRGRGIASRAVSVLARWAFDEIGFERLELPHSVLNEASCRVAAKAGFALEGTRRRGHLHADGWHDMHVHARIRGDGVPR, encoded by the coding sequence ATGCCGTACTTGGTGCCGCCCCATATCCCTCCGGGGCGCCTCGCGGACTCCGTACAACCCGCTCTGCCCGTCGCCGACGACCTGCTCCTGCGGCCGTGGCGGTACGCGGACGCGCCGGCCGTTCTCGCCGCCTTCGCCGACCCGGTCATCCAGCGCTGGCATCTGCGCCGGGCCGACTCCGAGGACGAGGCGCGCGACTGGATCGACCAGTGGCAGAGCGCCTGGTACCGCGAGACCGGAGCCCACTGGGCCGTCGTCCGCCCCGCAAGCGCGGCCGGCGGAGCCGAGGAAGTGCTCGGCCGGGTCGCGCTCCGCTCCCTGACGCCGGCCATCGGTCACGCCGAATGTGCCTACTGGACGCTGCCGGCCGTCCGTGGACGCGGCATCGCGTCCCGAGCCGTCTCGGTGCTGGCGCGCTGGGCCTTCGACGAGATCGGGTTCGAGCGCCTCGAACTCCCCCACTCCGTGCTGAACGAGGCGTCCTGCCGAGTGGCGGCCAAAGCGGGCTTCGCCCTGGAGGGCACCAGACGCCGGGGCCATCTGCATGCCGACGGCTGGCACGACATGCACGTCCATGCCCGGATCCGCGGGGACGGCGTCCCTCGTTGA